One Anaerolineae bacterium DNA segment encodes these proteins:
- a CDS encoding polysaccharide biosynthesis protein — protein sequence MLKRLFDIVMSLSGLLLTSPLLLPVMLLVWLQDYHSPFYIASRVGRDGRTFMMIKLRSMVTGADKSKVDSTSASDPRITPIGKFIRAYKLDELTQLLNVLKGDMSLVGPRPNVKRETDLYTQAERELLSVRPGITDIASIVFSDEGDILKDSADPDLDYNQLIRPWKSRLGLIYVQHSSFLLDLKLIFLTAVAIVSQEKALNGVQKILNNLNADAMLKRVAQRKEPLKPYPPPGAKEIVTKRSYSLFQQPSVRPFRNRYYLTADLILIPLAVVISFALRFLEAEWAEHFQVVLIYAGMAILLKPLIFYFFGMYRRHWRYASAHDLLNITFVTFVAAAVVMVVVTSLVTLLVPLSRGIPRSIPLLDWLISTAFIGGVRFLPRLTWERPLGELVRHTLGVKPDSRSLRKRILIVGAGDAGAMVAREMRSNPHLGLEPVGFVDDNPAKIGILLRNLPVLGTSVDLPRLVKTHHIEVILIAMPTAPGRAIRQIVSLCNEAGVEYKTIPGIYELISGKVNVNYLRDIQIDDLLRRDPIKVDEPGISSYLTGKRVLITGAGGSIGSELTRQVARYNPAMLILVGHGENSIYAITQEVQGAFFDLEVQTQIADIRDAERIAWIFQRYRPQVVFHAAAHKHVPLMETNICEAVSNNVLGTQIVLQSAHQTRVERFVLISSDKAVQPINIMGATKRVAELLIQDLAQRRQVNFVAVRFGNVLGSRGSVVPLFQQQITLGGPITLTHPDMERFFMTIPEAVHLVIQAGALGQGGEIFVLDMGQPIKIVDLARDMIELSGLKPDEDIDLIFTGLRPGERLSEHLFSPTETIRPTTHSKILTINALADNDHLSLQQAIEELKNAVTKQDEAQIYAILNDLLPEAELQGIALSDKSVDRVVNL from the coding sequence ATGCTTAAACGGTTATTTGATATAGTGATGTCGTTGTCAGGTTTATTATTGACCAGCCCGCTCTTGCTGCCGGTGATGCTACTGGTCTGGCTACAAGATTATCACTCGCCCTTCTACATTGCGTCTCGTGTTGGCAGGGACGGCCGCACATTCATGATGATCAAACTGCGCTCAATGGTTACCGGAGCGGATAAGTCAAAAGTTGACTCTACCTCAGCCAGTGACCCCCGGATTACGCCCATTGGCAAGTTCATCAGGGCTTACAAACTGGACGAATTGACCCAGTTGTTGAATGTCCTCAAGGGAGACATGAGCCTGGTTGGGCCTCGGCCCAATGTAAAAAGAGAAACCGACCTTTATACCCAAGCCGAACGAGAATTATTGAGCGTAAGACCCGGCATTACCGACATTGCCTCTATTGTTTTTTCCGATGAAGGCGACATCTTAAAAGATAGCGCAGACCCCGACCTTGATTATAACCAATTGATCAGACCCTGGAAAAGCCGGTTAGGGTTGATATACGTGCAACACAGTTCTTTTTTATTGGACCTTAAACTGATTTTCTTAACCGCAGTGGCCATTGTTTCTCAGGAAAAGGCGCTGAACGGGGTACAGAAAATTCTCAACAACCTGAACGCGGATGCAATGTTAAAACGGGTAGCCCAGAGAAAAGAGCCGCTCAAACCTTATCCTCCACCGGGGGCCAAGGAGATTGTGACCAAACGGAGCTATTCTTTATTCCAACAGCCCTCAGTTCGTCCCTTTCGCAACCGTTACTACCTAACCGCCGACCTTATTTTGATCCCCCTGGCCGTGGTGATTAGTTTTGCCTTGCGTTTTCTTGAGGCAGAGTGGGCTGAACATTTTCAGGTGGTGCTGATCTACGCCGGGATGGCTATTTTGCTTAAACCCTTGATTTTCTACTTCTTTGGCATGTATCGCCGTCATTGGCGCTACGCCAGCGCGCATGATTTGCTTAACATCACCTTTGTTACGTTTGTGGCCGCTGCCGTGGTGATGGTGGTGGTAACCTCCCTGGTCACGTTATTGGTTCCGCTTAGTCGCGGCATCCCCCGTTCTATCCCTCTTCTTGACTGGCTGATTAGCACAGCCTTTATTGGCGGCGTACGTTTTTTGCCACGTTTAACCTGGGAACGGCCCCTCGGCGAATTAGTCCGCCATACGCTTGGCGTTAAACCTGATAGCCGATCACTCCGCAAACGAATTTTGATTGTGGGAGCGGGCGACGCGGGGGCAATGGTAGCGCGAGAAATGAGGAGCAACCCTCACCTGGGTTTGGAGCCGGTTGGTTTTGTGGATGATAACCCGGCTAAAATAGGCATCTTGTTGCGCAATCTGCCCGTTCTGGGCACGTCTGTTGACCTGCCCCGGTTGGTGAAAACTCACCATATTGAGGTCATATTGATTGCTATGCCCACAGCCCCGGGCAGAGCTATCCGGCAGATAGTGAGCTTGTGCAATGAAGCGGGCGTAGAATATAAAACCATTCCCGGCATCTACGAGTTGATCTCAGGAAAGGTTAACGTCAATTACCTGCGCGACATCCAGATTGACGATTTACTTCGCCGGGACCCCATTAAAGTGGATGAACCCGGCATTAGCTCTTATCTTACCGGCAAACGGGTGTTGATCACAGGCGCCGGCGGTTCAATTGGCTCGGAATTGACCCGGCAAGTAGCTCGTTACAACCCGGCTATGCTAATTTTAGTGGGGCATGGGGAAAATAGTATCTACGCCATTACCCAAGAAGTGCAAGGCGCTTTTTTTGATCTGGAGGTCCAAACACAAATTGCCGATATTCGGGATGCGGAACGCATCGCGTGGATTTTCCAACGCTATCGGCCGCAGGTTGTTTTCCATGCCGCAGCACACAAACACGTTCCGTTGATGGAAACCAATATCTGCGAAGCAGTGTCAAATAATGTTTTGGGTACCCAGATAGTTCTGCAATCAGCCCACCAAACGCGGGTTGAACGTTTTGTATTGATTTCCTCGGATAAGGCAGTCCAACCAATCAATATTATGGGCGCCACCAAACGAGTAGCCGAACTGCTTATCCAGGATTTAGCGCAACGCCGCCAGGTAAATTTTGTAGCAGTCAGGTTTGGCAATGTTCTGGGAAGCCGGGGCAGCGTGGTGCCCCTATTTCAGCAGCAAATCACGCTGGGCGGGCCAATTACGCTCACTCACCCTGACATGGAGCGCTTTTTTATGACAATCCCCGAAGCCGTTCACTTGGTTATCCAGGCCGGCGCGTTGGGGCAAGGTGGTGAAATTTTCGTGCTGGATATGGGCCAACCGATCAAAATTGTTGATTTAGCGCGCGATATGATTGAGTTATCTGGTCTAAAGCCTGACGAGGATATTGACCTTATCTTTACCGGCCTGCGTCCCGGAGAACGGTTATCAGAACACCTATTTTCACCTACTGAGACTATCCGGCCAACCACACATTCGAAAATATTGACCATCAACGCTTTAGCCGATAATGACCACCTTTCTTTGCAGCAGGCTATAGAGGAACTGAAAAACGCCGTGACAAAACAAGATGAGGCGCAAATTTATGCCATTCTAAACGATCTCCTGCCTGAAGCCGAACTTCAAGGAATAGCGTTGAGCGATAAGAGTGTAGATCGGGTGGTTAATTTGTAA
- a CDS encoding Uma2 family endonuclease, with the protein MDPLPLENGARLSRAEFERRYKAMPQLKKAELVEGVVYMPPPIRSRHSEAHGDIMIWLGTYRVAVSGVHLNDNTTLRLDMDNEVQPDALLRLDSALGGTSRISDDDYIEGPPELIVEIAASSASYDLHDKLNVYRRNGVQEYVVWRVYEEALDWFQLREGIYHPLEAGEDGVIRSQVFPGLQLAVEALLAGDMATVLAVAKEGTETEARAAFAERLSQK; encoded by the coding sequence ATGGATCCGCTACCGTTGGAGAATGGGGCCCGGTTGAGCCGGGCGGAATTTGAGCGGCGCTACAAAGCGATGCCTCAGCTTAAAAAAGCGGAATTGGTTGAAGGAGTGGTTTATATGCCACCACCGATACGAAGTAGGCACAGCGAGGCGCACGGGGATATTATGATTTGGTTGGGGACTTATCGCGTAGCTGTTTCCGGTGTTCATTTGAATGACAATACTACGCTGCGTTTGGATATGGACAACGAAGTGCAGCCAGACGCGCTGCTACGATTGGATTCGGCCCTGGGAGGGACATCACGGATCAGCGATGACGACTACATTGAAGGGCCGCCGGAGTTGATTGTGGAAATTGCCGCCAGCAGCGCCTCGTATGATTTGCACGATAAGTTGAACGTGTACCGACGCAATGGAGTGCAGGAGTACGTTGTATGGCGGGTCTATGAAGAAGCATTAGATTGGTTTCAATTAAGAGAGGGGATTTACCATCCTTTGGAGGCCGGGGAAGACGGCGTTATTCGTAGCCAGGTCTTTCCGGGTTTACAGTTGGCCGTAGAAGCATTGTTGGCGGGCGATATGGCAACCGTGCTGGCAGTGGCCAAAGAGGGAACGGAAACAGAAGCGCGCGCTGCCTTTGCGGAACGTTTATCCCAAAAGTGA
- a CDS encoding nucleotidyltransferase domain-containing protein, with protein MTSTLSIARDRYTKTLAQDLNSLVRQLSGMPTVQMVMLFGSYAAGRRDLFTDLDLLVVMHSSLDFVTRCAELARCLRARVAVDLLVYTPQEMERMQNRPFMRHILHTGKVLYERKPTK; from the coding sequence ATGACATCAACATTATCCATCGCACGCGATCGTTACACCAAAACATTGGCTCAAGATTTAAACAGCCTGGTACGGCAACTGAGCGGCATGCCAACCGTACAAATGGTCATGCTGTTCGGGTCCTATGCCGCCGGACGGCGAGATTTGTTTACAGACCTGGATTTATTGGTGGTCATGCATTCTTCGTTGGATTTTGTGACCCGCTGCGCGGAATTGGCTCGCTGTTTACGGGCCAGGGTGGCGGTAGACCTGCTGGTGTATACACCGCAAGAGATGGAGCGAATGCAAAACCGTCCCTTTATGCGCCATATCTTACACACGGGTAAAGTGCTATATGAGAGAAAACCCACGAAATGA
- a CDS encoding HEPN domain-containing protein, giving the protein MRENPRNEGNRWLEQAQADLKWTQHLNIEGAYYLVCFLAQQTAEKALKAFLYAQGEELVVGHSVRQLCQRVAKYEERFQQHLDDWAILDSYYIPTRYPNGLPGDIPAHVYNKTAAATALVLAEAVVAQVEAWFLETTS; this is encoded by the coding sequence ATGAGAGAAAACCCACGAAATGAAGGAAACCGGTGGCTGGAGCAGGCGCAAGCCGATTTAAAGTGGACCCAACACCTCAATATTGAAGGGGCATACTATCTTGTCTGTTTTCTGGCTCAACAAACGGCAGAGAAAGCATTAAAAGCTTTTCTCTACGCCCAGGGAGAAGAGTTGGTGGTAGGCCATTCGGTGCGACAGCTTTGCCAACGAGTGGCTAAATATGAGGAACGGTTTCAACAACACCTTGATGATTGGGCCATACTCGATAGTTATTACATTCCAACCCGCTATCCTAATGGATTGCCAGGTGATATACCGGCTCATGTGTATAATAAAACAGCCGCCGCCACAGCTTTGGTTTTGGCAGAAGCCGTGGTGGCCCAGGTAGAAGCCTGGTTTTTAGAAACAACTTCATGA